A stretch of Arachis hypogaea cultivar Tifrunner chromosome 15, arahy.Tifrunner.gnm2.J5K5, whole genome shotgun sequence DNA encodes these proteins:
- the LOC112751790 gene encoding large ribosomal subunit protein uL6c: protein MASSVTSSLQISNLKTTVFGEQNKLRVSTLTARNVGFRKMTTECKESRIGKQPIEVPSNVTIKLEGQDIRVKGPLGELGLTYPREVIVETQESGALRVRKAVETRRANQMHGLFRTLTDNLVVGVSKGFEKKLQLVGVGYRATVEGKEIVLNLGFSHPVKMTIPDGLKVKVEDNTRITISGYDKSDIGQFAASIRRWRPPEPYKGKGIKYADEIIRRKEGKAGKKK, encoded by the exons ATGGCGTCCTCGGTTACCTCTTCTCTTCAAATCAG CAATTTGAAGACTACCGTTTTTGGTGAGCAAAATAAGCTCAGAGTTTCAACTCTTACTGCGAGAAATGTTGGCTTCCGTAAAATGACTACAGAATGTAAGGAGTCACGAATTGGGAAGCAACCAATTGAAGTGCCATCCAATGTTACAATCAAATTAGAAGGGCAGGATATACGGGTAAAAGGTCCCCTGGGAGAACTTGGATTAACTTATCCTCGCGAAGTGATCGTTGAGACGCAGGAATCAGGCGCTCTAAGGGTTAGGAAGGCAGTCGAAACTAGAAGGGCCAATCAAATGCATGGACTTTTTAG GACGCTAACAGACAACCTGGTTGTTGGAGTTTCTAAAGGTTTCGAAAAGAAACTTCAACTGGTCGGTGTTGGGTATCGTGCCACggtagaaggaaaagagatagtgCTGAATCTTGGATTCTCTCATCCTGTTAAGATGACAATTCCTGATGGCCTGAAAGTGAAGGTAGAAGACAACACCAGAATCACGATCAGCGGATATGACAAATCTGATATTGGCCAGTTTGCTGCTTCAATTCGTAGATGGAGACCCCCGGAACCATACAAAGGTAAGGGTATCAAATATGCTGATGAAATTATAAGGAGAAAAGAAGGAAAAGCAGGAAAGAAGAAGTAA
- the LOC112747289 gene encoding heavy metal-associated isoprenylated plant protein 31, translating to MSNMVEVRVPNLDCEGCASKLKRALYKLKGVDEVEVEMEAQKITVKGYGLEEKKVLKAIKRAGKVAEPWPFLAGHSHFASFYKYPTYIVNHYYNDAYKSEATNGVHTFFHTPSVYSVAVASDEAFASLFSDDNPHACSIM from the exons ATGTCT AATATGGTAGAGGTGAGAGTTCCAAATCTTGATTGTGAAGGATGTGCTTCAAAATTGAAGAGAGCTCTCTACAAGCTCAAAG GAGTAGATGAGGTAGAGGTGGAAATGGAGGCACAAAAGATAACAGTTAAAGGGTATGGCTTAGAAGAGAAGAAGGTTTTGAAGGCAATAAAACGTGCAGGGAAGGTAGCAGAACCATGGCCATTCCTAGCAGGCCATTCTCATTTTGCATCATTCTATAAGTACCCTACTTACATTGTTAACCATTACTACAATGATGCATACAAGAGTGAAGCTACAAATGGAGTTCATACTTTCTTCCATACACCTTCTGTTTATTCTGTTGCTGTGGCCTCTGATGAGGCCTTTGCTTCACTCTTCAGCGATGATAACCCTCATGCATGCTCCATTATGTAA